A genomic window from Glycine max cultivar Williams 82 chromosome 17, Glycine_max_v4.0, whole genome shotgun sequence includes:
- the LOC100791026 gene encoding probable E3 ubiquitin-protein ligase RHG1A yields the protein MQGQRGTIGSLPETIEFDCGSTSSAATVEPHIFWNNMRNPAENQFVLSPSDINPSHMNSINNEWQNLSGWSIGEPSSSNTQNGVANNEQKRELGLLSSLSSGAIAGPRLEERRFESNNAFSLDNVNTSPMHIRSSSSHLVPQNLNLNASLADSGTDNSYHVERPPSLIKSSGPLNEHVAPTVGSGPFLLPSGTANGFLGEETDGRPGCSLDTRRVSCKRKAVERNVGQSSDGGSSSYSQHTDGSTWNTLPTQAYGGISFNRSAPTDQVNARLGLSTGDGSSESIPVSNVARSSGSFHRNFRPRTSPSSQQISVPPTAISSGNVIRSSGVSSPSPILQRFHPVDNSFDLRAVPPVDTMVPQSQPLVIHVPALPRNAQSFRWSGGSSSTNNHSSNSVMCADRNNLPNEEASSRSMPRNIIEYPMFVPATNLRNVVRNPARTSNNANLSIPGNVGSSSRTGSNPAVNPPPASAWVSRPNPQQYPRRLSEYVRRSLFSPGLEAAGSSSNSYTPFRGPPTSSESRGLSSGVNPFERQGDSEFGIPYSLQSLVVAGEGSSRLVSEVCIQLFLLLHIIIIVGVTAGKD from the coding sequence ATGCAAGGGCAGAGAGGTACAATTGGTTCCTTGCCAGAAACCATAGAATTTGATTGTGGATCTACATCAAGTGCTGCTACAGTTGAACCACATATATTCTGGAATAATATGCGGAATCCTGCAGAAAATCAATTTGTACTTTCCCCCAGTGATATAAACCCATCTCACATGAATTCTATAAACAATGAATGGCAGAACTTGAGTGGATGGAGCATAGGCGAGCCAAGTTCCAGTAATACACAGAATGGGGTTGCCAACAATGAGCAGAAAAGAGAGCTAGGATTATTGTCTTCATTAAGTTCCGGTGCTATAGCTGGTCCAAGACTTGAAGAAAGGCGCTTTGAATCAAACAATGCCTTTTCATTGGACAACGTCAATACAAGTCCTATGCATATACGCAGCTCCAGTTCTCACTTGGTGCCACAGAACCTCAACTTAAACGCAAGTTTAGCCGATAGTGGTACTGATAACAGCTATCATGTGGAACGACCTCCTAGCTTGATCAAGTCTAGTGGACCGTTAAATGAGCATGTTGCACCAACAGTTGGTTCTGGTCCTTTTCTGCTTCCTTCTGGAACTGCTAATGGCTTTTTAGGTGAGGAAACTGATGGTAGGCCAGGTTGTTCTCTAGACACCCGCCGTGTATCTTGTAAAAGAAAGGCTGTTGAACGAAATGTTGGACAATCTTCAGATGGTGGAAGTTCTAGCTATAGTCAGCATACAGATGGTAGTACTTGGAACACTCTTCCTACTCAGGCTTATGGGGGGATCAGTTTTAACAGATCTGCCCCAACGGATCAGGTAAATGCGAGACTTGGCCTGAGTACAGGGGATGGATCCTCTGAAAGCATTCCTGTGTCAAATGTAGCAAGAAGCTCAGGAAGTTTCCACAGAAATTTTCGTCCGAGGACAAGTCCTTCAAGTCAACAAATTTCTGTTCCTCCCACTGCAATCTCAAGTGGGAATGTTATTAGGAGTTCTGGTGTTTCATCACCCTCTCCTATATTGCAACGATTTCATCCTGTTGATAATTCTTTTGACTTGAGGGCAGTGCCACCTGTTGATACTATGGTTCCTCAAAGTCAGCCCCTTGTTATTCATGTTCCTGCTTTACCAAGGAATGCACAGTCATTCAGGTGGAGTGGTGGTTCCAGTTCAACAAACAACCATTCCTCAAACTCAGTTATGTGTGCAGATAGAAATAATCTACCAAATGAGGAAGCAAGCTCAAGAAGTATGCCTAGAAACATTATAGAATACCCAATGTTTGTGCCTGCAACCAACTTAAGAAACGTTGTTCGGAATCCAGCTAGAACTTCAAATAATGCAAATTTAAGTATTCCAGGAAATGTTGGTTCTTCATCGCGGACAGGCTCAAATCCAGCTGTCAATCCACCACCTGCTTCGGCGTGGGTTTCTCGCCCTAATCCTCAGCAGTATCCGCGCAGATTATCTGAATATGTTCGTCGGTCCTTGTTTTCTCCTGGTTTGGAAGCTGCTGGAAGTTCAAGCAATAGTTATACTCCCTTCCGTGGTCCTCCTACTTCATCTGAATCAAGGGGACTGTCATCTGGGGTAAACCCGTTCGAGAGGCAAGGTGATAGTGAATTTGGAATTCCATATTCGTTACAATCTTTGGTTGTTGCTGGTGAAGGAAGTAGTAGACTTGTATCTGAGGTCTGTATTCAGCTCTTTCTTCTCCTGCATATCATTATTATTGTAGGTGTAACTGCTGGAAAAGATTGA
- the LOC102668194 gene encoding transcription factor ALC isoform X2, giving the protein MAGDVGRALPPPDSEEFSTLFSQLLHNSPPLGMDPNHSPPDFTPHNNTIDININNNIINNNNNNNPVPSSPSNFNFSDPHHYIPASDATTFKQHTPDFTSFSVESVEASKPVPPPRSSSSKRSRAAEFHNLSEKRRRSRINEKMKALQNLIPNSNKTDKASMLDEAIEYLKQLQLQVQMLMMRNGLSLHPMSLPGGLRPMIMSQTGLNLDGSNGFHNSTSAIASSSNDESLVRHAFSFPKQCSISNQSIGVPSVTNIATSDTSSTFHPSIKDALYGNMPQLFMDTTTMGKPSPDVS; this is encoded by the exons ATGGCTGGTGACGTAGGAAGAGCCTTGCCTCCTCCTGATTCAGAAGAATTCTCAACCTTGTTCAGCCAACTCCTCCACAATTCTCCCCCACTAGGAATGGACCCCAATCATTCACCTCCTGATTTCACCCCACACAACAACACCATcgacatcaacatcaacaacaacatcatcaacaacaacaacaacaacaaccctgTTCCTTCCTCTccctcaaatttcaatttctctgaCCCCCATCATTACATCCCTGCCTCTGATGCCACCACCTTTAAACAACACACCCCTGATTTCACTTCTTTTTCTGTTGAG AGTGTGGAGGCATCGAAACCTGTCCCACCACCACGTTCTTCTTCGTCAAAGAGGAGTAGAGCTGCAGAGTTCCATAATTTGTCTGAAAAG AGAAGGAGGAGTAGGATTAACGAGAAAATGAAAGCCTTGCagaatttaattccaaattctaaCAAG ACAGACAAAGCTTCAATGCTAGATGAGGCCATAGAATATTTAAAGCAGCTTCAGCTTCAAgtgcaa ATGTTAATGATGAGAAATGGTTTGAGCTTGCATCCAATGTCTTTGCCAGGAGGACTAAGACCTATGATAATGTCTCAGACTGGATTGAACCTTGATGGGAGTAATGGATTTCATAATTCTACCAGTGCAATTGCCTCATCTTCAAATGATGAAAGCTTAGTGCGGCATGCTTTTAGTTTTCCAAAGCAATGCAGCATCTCAAATCAGTCTATTGGTGTACCCTCAGTGACAAACATAGCAACTTCGGATACCTCATCCACTTTTCATCCCTCTATTAAG GATGCACTCTACGGCAACATGCCACAACTGTTTATGGATACAACAACGATGGGAAAACCCTCTCCAGATGTGTCTTAA
- the LOC102668194 gene encoding transcription factor ALC isoform X1, with amino-acid sequence MAGDVGRALPPPDSEEFSTLFSQLLHNSPPLGMDPNHSPPDFTPHNNTIDININNNIINNNNNNNPVPSSPSNFNFSDPHHYIPASDATTFKQHTPDFTSFSVEKSVEASKPVPPPRSSSSKRSRAAEFHNLSEKRRRSRINEKMKALQNLIPNSNKTDKASMLDEAIEYLKQLQLQVQMLMMRNGLSLHPMSLPGGLRPMIMSQTGLNLDGSNGFHNSTSAIASSSNDESLVRHAFSFPKQCSISNQSIGVPSVTNIATSDTSSTFHPSIKDALYGNMPQLFMDTTTMGKPSPDVS; translated from the exons ATGGCTGGTGACGTAGGAAGAGCCTTGCCTCCTCCTGATTCAGAAGAATTCTCAACCTTGTTCAGCCAACTCCTCCACAATTCTCCCCCACTAGGAATGGACCCCAATCATTCACCTCCTGATTTCACCCCACACAACAACACCATcgacatcaacatcaacaacaacatcatcaacaacaacaacaacaacaaccctgTTCCTTCCTCTccctcaaatttcaatttctctgaCCCCCATCATTACATCCCTGCCTCTGATGCCACCACCTTTAAACAACACACCCCTGATTTCACTTCTTTTTCTGTTGAG aAGAGTGTGGAGGCATCGAAACCTGTCCCACCACCACGTTCTTCTTCGTCAAAGAGGAGTAGAGCTGCAGAGTTCCATAATTTGTCTGAAAAG AGAAGGAGGAGTAGGATTAACGAGAAAATGAAAGCCTTGCagaatttaattccaaattctaaCAAG ACAGACAAAGCTTCAATGCTAGATGAGGCCATAGAATATTTAAAGCAGCTTCAGCTTCAAgtgcaa ATGTTAATGATGAGAAATGGTTTGAGCTTGCATCCAATGTCTTTGCCAGGAGGACTAAGACCTATGATAATGTCTCAGACTGGATTGAACCTTGATGGGAGTAATGGATTTCATAATTCTACCAGTGCAATTGCCTCATCTTCAAATGATGAAAGCTTAGTGCGGCATGCTTTTAGTTTTCCAAAGCAATGCAGCATCTCAAATCAGTCTATTGGTGTACCCTCAGTGACAAACATAGCAACTTCGGATACCTCATCCACTTTTCATCCCTCTATTAAG GATGCACTCTACGGCAACATGCCACAACTGTTTATGGATACAACAACGATGGGAAAACCCTCTCCAGATGTGTCTTAA
- the LOC102668194 gene encoding transcription factor ALC isoform X3 — translation MAGDVGRALPPPDSEEFSTLFSQLLHNSPPLGMDPNHSPPDFTPHNNTIDININNNIINNNNNNNPVPSSPSNFNFSDPHHYIPASDATTFKQHTPDFTSFSVERRRSRINEKMKALQNLIPNSNKTDKASMLDEAIEYLKQLQLQVQMLMMRNGLSLHPMSLPGGLRPMIMSQTGLNLDGSNGFHNSTSAIASSSNDESLVRHAFSFPKQCSISNQSIGVPSVTNIATSDTSSTFHPSIKDALYGNMPQLFMDTTTMGKPSPDVS, via the exons ATGGCTGGTGACGTAGGAAGAGCCTTGCCTCCTCCTGATTCAGAAGAATTCTCAACCTTGTTCAGCCAACTCCTCCACAATTCTCCCCCACTAGGAATGGACCCCAATCATTCACCTCCTGATTTCACCCCACACAACAACACCATcgacatcaacatcaacaacaacatcatcaacaacaacaacaacaacaaccctgTTCCTTCCTCTccctcaaatttcaatttctctgaCCCCCATCATTACATCCCTGCCTCTGATGCCACCACCTTTAAACAACACACCCCTGATTTCACTTCTTTTTCTGTTGAG AGAAGGAGGAGTAGGATTAACGAGAAAATGAAAGCCTTGCagaatttaattccaaattctaaCAAG ACAGACAAAGCTTCAATGCTAGATGAGGCCATAGAATATTTAAAGCAGCTTCAGCTTCAAgtgcaa ATGTTAATGATGAGAAATGGTTTGAGCTTGCATCCAATGTCTTTGCCAGGAGGACTAAGACCTATGATAATGTCTCAGACTGGATTGAACCTTGATGGGAGTAATGGATTTCATAATTCTACCAGTGCAATTGCCTCATCTTCAAATGATGAAAGCTTAGTGCGGCATGCTTTTAGTTTTCCAAAGCAATGCAGCATCTCAAATCAGTCTATTGGTGTACCCTCAGTGACAAACATAGCAACTTCGGATACCTCATCCACTTTTCATCCCTCTATTAAG GATGCACTCTACGGCAACATGCCACAACTGTTTATGGATACAACAACGATGGGAAAACCCTCTCCAGATGTGTCTTAA